Proteins from a genomic interval of Kitasatospora herbaricolor:
- a CDS encoding ATP-binding protein, whose translation MAIGNLTDSFTSLMFGKVETTRLPVRTSTGQAQAVYLPTAAPGLGDSGVIIGREVYSGKGYVYDPFQLYGQQLPAPHWLVLGESGNGKSALEKTYVLRQLRFRDRQVVVLDAQGEDGVGEWNLIANALGIKSIRLDPMAARDGGVKLNPLDPAITTTGQLSLLRTIIEVAMGRGLEERAGFALKAAHAHVLATVTGRQPVLDDIINTLRSPDLSSVESLGVGVQEVQAWGLDVALVLDRLVDGDLRGMFDGSTTDGIDLDAPLIVFDLSHIDRNSIAMPILMAIVGVWLEHTWIRPDRKKRIFLVEEAWHIINSPFVAQLFQRLLKFGRRLGLSFVAVVHHLSDVVDGAAAKEASAILKMASTRTVYMQKADEARATGRVLGLPRWAVEIIPTLSPGIAVWDVNGNVQVVKHIITEAERPLVYTDRAMTEDAVAERVRAERQLAAEPGV comes from the coding sequence ATGGCAATCGGCAATCTCACCGACTCGTTCACCAGCCTGATGTTCGGCAAGGTGGAGACCACCCGGCTGCCCGTGCGGACCTCCACCGGGCAGGCGCAGGCGGTCTATCTGCCGACCGCCGCGCCGGGCCTGGGTGACTCCGGCGTGATCATCGGCCGGGAGGTGTACAGCGGCAAGGGGTACGTCTACGACCCGTTCCAGCTGTACGGGCAGCAGCTGCCGGCGCCGCACTGGCTGGTGCTGGGGGAGTCCGGCAACGGCAAGTCGGCGCTGGAGAAGACGTACGTGCTGCGCCAGTTGAGGTTCCGGGACCGGCAGGTCGTGGTGCTCGACGCGCAGGGCGAGGACGGCGTCGGCGAGTGGAACCTGATCGCCAACGCGCTCGGCATAAAGTCCATCCGGCTGGACCCGATGGCGGCCCGTGACGGCGGGGTGAAGCTGAACCCGCTGGACCCGGCGATCACCACGACCGGGCAGTTGTCGCTGCTGCGCACCATCATCGAGGTGGCGATGGGGCGCGGGCTGGAGGAGCGGGCCGGCTTCGCGCTGAAGGCCGCGCACGCCCATGTGCTGGCGACGGTGACCGGCCGCCAGCCGGTGCTTGACGACATCATCAACACGCTGCGCAGCCCTGACCTTTCCTCGGTGGAGTCGCTGGGCGTGGGGGTCCAGGAGGTGCAGGCCTGGGGTCTGGACGTGGCGCTGGTGCTGGACCGGCTGGTCGACGGCGACCTGCGGGGGATGTTCGACGGGTCGACCACGGACGGGATCGACCTGGACGCGCCGCTGATCGTCTTCGACCTGTCGCACATCGACCGGAACTCGATCGCGATGCCGATCCTGATGGCGATCGTGGGGGTGTGGCTGGAGCACACCTGGATCCGGCCGGACCGGAAGAAGCGGATCTTCCTGGTCGAAGAGGCCTGGCACATCATCAACAGCCCGTTCGTGGCGCAGCTGTTCCAGCGGCTGCTGAAGTTCGGCCGGCGGCTCGGCCTGTCCTTCGTGGCGGTGGTCCACCACCTTTCCGACGTGGTGGACGGCGCGGCGGCGAAGGAGGCCTCGGCGATCCTCAAGATGGCCTCGACCCGGACGGTCTACATGCAGAAGGCCGACGAGGCGAGAGCCACCGGCCGGGTGCTGGGGCTGCCGCGCTGGGCGGTGGAGATCATTCCGACCCTGTCGCCCGGCATCGCGGTGTGGGACGTCAACGGCAACGTGCAGGTGGTGAAGCACATCATCACCGAGGCGGAGCGTCCGCTGGTGTACACCGACCGCGCGATGACGGAGGACGCGGTCGCGGAGCGGGTCAGGGCCGAGCGGCAGCTGGCCGCCGAGCCGGGGGTCTGA